The segment CGTGTGGACATGCAGCTAGTTGTGTCGTGGGAGATGAAAAAGCGGTGTGGGGACAGGGACAAATGCACTTGAGTGGTTAAGAAGGACGGACTATACTTGAGACATGGAAGACGATATTTTTAGTAACAAGTACACGGTAACGAGAGGTGGAATGAGTATGTTCAACATGATGTCCTCCAGAAAGCTTGCAGCTAATTTAGCTATGCGGCGATGTTGTTCAGTATGAAGATTGTAACAATGTCGTGATTTTCGTATCGGTATGTTGTTATTCGtgttaataaaactaaattaatgtgTAACTTTATAAATGGTGAAAGTGAGAAAGAACGTATATATAGTTTATGCATGTCATCATCGAAGAACCTTGAGAGTTTAAGACAAGACATTGTGCGTCTCTGATTTGGAAGTGATAATAATTCTGTTTTTAATACTTAACTAATAAGGTGAAAATTTGATTAATGTTGTGGATTCATTGTTAAAGATACAAAAATATCCCATAATAAAATCTATATATCATTCATTTAAACATAACGTTCTAGACTTTTCAGCCTATGTGATAAACAATCTCAAAGAGGATGATGACAATTGTGGTCAAATTTTCTGAGAGACAGCACATATTGTTATTCAACTTTTGCGATTTGCTTTCTGTTTTATAACCAAAAATAGATGAAAATACCTTCTAGTATTTCTAAATATGGCAGCGGCAGCAGTAACGGTCTAGCTAGTTGTCATCTAATGGCCATTTATATATAGGTCACACCTTCACCTGTTCAAATATGTTCCGTAAGCACCAAGACTCGACGATAAATCAACATTCAAGAAAACATAGCAAACGATTAATCCAAATGGCAAGAAACCAAGGCTTGTGGTTCTTCGTGGCGGCGGTTGTGGCCGTAGCATTGTTACCTGCACCGACAATGGCGGGTCGTCTAGAGCTAAGGAACGAGATCGAAGGGGTCGTTCTCCGGAAAGCGAAGCTGTCCATGCGGTGTTGGTCGAACGAGGACGACCTCGGGTGGGACGTGATAAAGCCAATGGAGTCACGGCTGTGGAAGTTCACGACAATGAACATGTGGCCGTTCCAGAAGACTGAGTTTCGGTGCCAGTTTCGAAGCGGGTTTGGAACAACGAACCAAGAAGTGGTGACCGTGTTCTCTGTCAAAAGCGGGTTTCGGAAGGAGTGCGGATTCTTAGGAGATGAGTGCACTTGGGTAGCGAAGAGAGATGGGTTCTATCTGAGGAAGGCCATAAGGGACAAGGATGATACTAAGACCTTTGTTGATATCCTCAAAAGCAAATGGGTTTGGAAATggtgattttaaaaaatatttttgtacaatttctTTTATCAAACAACATTCATTATACGGGTAAATCCATACATACATAACCGGTCATAAAATTTTACGAGACTTGAAATAATTATGGATTACAAACTaaattatcaatatatatatattttgtaaactgCACGTATGCTTAAACCAAGTTTTGGTTGGTAGAAAAACGATTCCAAAATACAATTCTATTCGATTATATATGGTTTACATGAAAAAATACTATACTTCTGGTTCTAACCTTATTTGCTAATAAATCTGAATAGACATTTCGACTCTTCAACAAATAAGTTAAAGCTCAAACTCTAAAAaactaatctattaatttagggttctatttttatctaccattagCAAGTCATAGTAAGACCACCTAAAGAAATAgttaatatgatatatttgattatttacattaataataaaccaattataaatttgaattttattttttaattataacaaaatctgttgagaaataatctaacaaaatcttacttaaaatttaaatatttttataaaataacatattaattaatttcgtaattaataatataatattattataaatcaatgttaactaaaattttattataaaaaagaaaataaaaattatatattatttttaaataaattatataattagattctgtattatataaaaatagaagttcTATAAGAGTTAAATAtggtaaaattatattaaataggtaaattaaaaaaattatttttttaattgtttcatttaaataaattatcactcatcattaaaatgagttaaaaatcgtatactatataatatttttatacaaaaataaatttattaagatatgttaaacttttatatctaaaactatatattatcttttatttattttgaaactattgacaatatttttttaaaatgtttatatacaaagatataatattatataataacctttaattcatatactatttaaaaaaatgttattagaaaactatataatttaaatagttcaaatcaaattttaattttaattgttttcttgattataacaaaatctgttgagaaaatttagaaaatatcacctaaatttaaatattttttattataaaatagtgtattaatgtagtaacaaaaacaaattcaaaatttaatctTTCAAACTCgaaatgataatatttcaaattttacaaaatattaaatcacagataataaagaataactttttgaaatgcaccacgaaaaaaaacaaactatatatgttgtaaaaattaaagcaaccgaatattttgaaaatataattaaaaaaaaaacttaaaatcatagcatccaaaaaatatcttatatcaataaaatttagtaaaataatatgatagatgctacaatgtataaaatttattaaaataataggctataatatttaaacaaattttgtttACTTAAATTCtgtaatatactaaaataatatatattaaagtataaTTTTTAAACGGAGCAtgcaaatataaattatcttgaacatatttattttctataatataaattttaaatttttaaaaatgtattataacaaaatgtataaattaaagaaaaaaaaatattttaaaggaggttttctatttgattatttcatattgttattttattgtatctaactcaaaaaatatattagtaagaaataaacattaataacaaagtaaaatgtattaaaaatcactatatatgaataatgctgaacaaaaaatataaacaataatattatagagttacataatatataatactaaaacaaaattttatatttaaaacatttttaatattatctaatgcatttataaaatgaaaaaaaatatccgcacgaacgtgcgggttaaaatctagttatcATTAAAACGAAATAAAGCTATCTCTGAGATGAATATACTAGCCAGTCAACTAGATTCATAGTCATATGCAccaaatgatcaaatatatattagttaatacGATGTAATTTTAGAGACTAAAACAAATGTTGGTGAATAAAGCCAAATAAAGAAATCTAAGTAAATCAAGCCAAGCCACATGGTTTACATAAATTACATTTTAGAAACATAAGTtggaaaaaacaaaatctaagtAACCAATAAAGAAATCTCAGTAAATCAAGCCAAGCCACATGGTTTACATAAATTACATTTTAAACAAAACATCGAACTGACGATATTGGTGAACCTCACTTTATGCCTTGCCATGTTTTCTAGCTGGGGAAACacagcaaaaaaaaaggttatacATTAGTTTTAATTTCAGATGTAACAAGGCATTACTTAGTAGTGATGTATAGTCTGAAAAAGGTTTAGTGAGAAAAGCAATCTTACGTGAGAGCATGGAGGCGTGGGAGGTCTTTAAAACGTGCAATCTCTTCACCGTCGATACAAACATCCTAAGGAATATGGTAAACTATGTCATTAATTTGTCCAAATGAtgaaccccccccccccccccaaaaaaaaatctatatagaCCTTTAAAATAGTAGCATGGGAAAAGAAATATTTTAGCTCTTTCTAGGAAactaattgttttatttatataatatataatgtatctacttttgttttgttgagcttaaaaaaattataaaatgatttttgatGATAAAGATAGTCAATATTGAGTTAATTTTGCTCGATTCATCAACTTACTCCCAAGG is part of the Brassica rapa cultivar Chiifu-401-42 chromosome A09, CAAS_Brap_v3.01, whole genome shotgun sequence genome and harbors:
- the LOC103837106 gene encoding S-protein homolog 13-like, producing MFRKHQDSTINQHSRKHSKRLIQMARNQGLWFFVAAVVAVALLPAPTMAGRLELRNEIEGVVLRKAKLSMRCWSNEDDLGWDVIKPMESRLWKFTTMNMWPFQKTEFRCQFRSGFGTTNQEVVTVFSVKSGFRKECGFLGDECTWVAKRDGFYLRKAIRDKDDTKTFVDILKSKWVWKW